The genomic DNA TTggccccgccccccggcccggccgtgGCGCTCTGGCGCCGCCAGGCGAGCCCCCGGCGGATCGGCGGTTCGCGCCGGCCCGCGCCTGCGCACTGGCAGCGCCGTGGCCGCGGGCGGAAGCGGCGTCCCGGCCCCGCGGGTTCGCGTCCACCCGCgcccggcggcggggccggagcggggccgagAGCGGCTGAGCGGGGagagcggcggcggggccgcgagGGACATGGGCCCGCCGCGGGGGTGAGCAGCGCCGCCCGCCATGAGCTGCACCATCGATAAGATCCTGACGGACGCGCGGACGCTGCTGGAGCGGCTGAAGGAGCACGACACGGCGGCCGAGTCGCTCATCGACCAGTCGGCCGTGCTGCACCGGCGCGTGGCCGCCATGCGGGAGGCGGGCGCGGGCTGCGCCGACCAGGTGAGCGCGGCCGGGCGAGCCCCGCGCCTcggcggggcccgggcgggGCGGCCGGACCGACCCCCGCGTCCCGGTAGGCCCGAGGCGGCCGGACCGACCCCCGCGTGTCCTCGGCAGGGCCCGGGCCCCGCGGCGGAGCGACCCGACCCGTCCCGGCTGCGGCCGCACGTGGTGCTGGCGCAGGAGAACACGCAGATCCGCGACCTGCAGCAGGAGAACCGCggtgagcggggccgggggcgggccctGGCGGGTGATGTGCAGGGGGCCGGGGGGATGCTGGCGGTGTGCGGAGCTGTCCCGCTGGTCCCGGCGGGAGGGTCCTGtggaggagagcagaggcgcTGGGTGCCCGGTGGGTCAGGGAGTCTCCTCGGCCGAGGGGATCCGGGCAGCCCCCGCAGCTGGCACCCAGCGAGCGCCTCGGGGCTCCGCTGCCGGCCCTGACGTGCTGtgttctgcagagctgtgggtCTCACTGGAGGAGCACCAGGACGCGCTGGAGCTCATCATGAGCAAGTACAGGAAGCAGATgttgcagctgctggaggggagaAAACGTGAAGAGGCAGAACCAGTCTTGAAAGTCCATCAGGCTAATTCTGGGGTAAGGTGAGATGGGAACAAGAGAGTGCTCAAgacccctgtcccctgctcGCTGTCACACAATCTTTGTTTCCATTCCTGCAATGCCTGTGCtccaa from Passer domesticus isolate bPasDom1 chromosome 25, bPasDom1.hap1, whole genome shotgun sequence includes the following:
- the SIKE1 gene encoding suppressor of IKBKE 1 — its product is MSCTIDKILTDARTLLERLKEHDTAAESLIDQSAVLHRRVAAMREAGAGCADQGPGPAAERPDPSRLRPHVVLAQENTQIRDLQQENRELWVSLEEHQDALELIMSKYRKQMLQLLEGRKREEAEPVLKVHQANSGEIESQIDRICEMGEVMRKAVQVDDEQFFKVQEKLAQLELENKELRELLLISKESFEVGREDLPD